aaaaaacacaacagcagactAATGAAtcggcatctcagcccattgattGGATGGGAAAGGCAAAGGCGGGACTGTTTGAACAGTTTTCAAACTCAAGACACTgcatttcttttagtgtttctaaatgtagcaTGAACAAGTGTTTTACTGTTGTGTGTAATGAGACACTGTAACGCGGGGCGCAGTGCAGTATTTCTAAGCACACACCGAAACCTGCTGAAACCgttgtttatttagtttcttcGAATTCTGATTGAGCGTTTGGAAATCGTGAATTGACTTGGTTCCAAGTTTTACTTTCATGCTTGTTTCCATCTGTGGACCGTTCATCATGCTCGGTctgcaattaaatatataaaggcAATGTCTGGATCATCACGAGTTTTAATAAAAGCCTGAAACCTGATATTGGATTATTGTGAACAACTGATATAAACATAAAGAGACTCTTCGTGGTGCTCCTTCCAACCTCCTTTCCTACGCCTGGCAagaagcttttattaaaaaataaaacccaaccaGTCTGAGAAAGGGAAGCTGCTCTTGCTTTTGGCTGAGAAGAGAGCATTTTAAAAGAGACAGCGGAGAGCTGGTGTACAGTGATGAAGGatcacttataaaagtttcccgCGGTATTTCTGCCCTGTATtttggcagttttcccatggttatactgtgcattccCCATAGTCTaccctgctttgccatgtttattaatgtgctttaccgtaccttgctattctttacaatgctcgTCTCTGCTTTACCGTGTTTGCACTGTCATGCATTACACTTTGCTAGGATTTTAGTGTgggtaacttttataagggtagcaACTACACTAAGAAACTGCTTCAGTAGTTTGCTTTAAACGTTGAACGTTGAAACACCAGTTGTGCTGTGTTTGCTATTACCTAAGACTGCATATTGTCTAAAcccattattacactttgctatgattttactatagAAAACTTCTGTAAGGTTTTGTGATTAGAACAGCTTACAAAGCAACGGGGGTCCATTCATTTGCAtggtgtttgggtgtgtgtgttcgTATTTCAGATTTTACAATCCAGTGTACAGAtaaaacaagctcaggtgtggtTTATTaagcttatagtaaaaccagaaatggattaaactgctgtgCGACGGGAGTCTTACTGCAATCCCTGCTTGCTGCCTTCATGTCAGCTCTGTCGTGCAGCACATttgtttctaattttgtattcatttccaATGCCCATGCCAACACCGTGATCTATAACACATTAAAAGGGGGTGGCTAGGAAAGTTTACGAACCCCAGCGGTTCCCAGAGACCTGGACACCTCTTGTCTTTAATCCAGCCTGCCTCAGAGCCCCGATCTGTCATCACCTCCTTGCTATGCCAGCGCACTGCTCATCTCCTCTTTCACAGAGAACACATCTCCTCCGCCACTGCAGCACACCTTACCATATATCAACAAAACCATCCAAGCTTTTCCAGTCAAGATGAAACTTGAATATTAACATTGCTGAACCTGGGTTATTGAGAGTGTTAGCTTCTGCGGTTGTATGGGGGTGTCTGTtggtgtctctctgtgtctgtctctctgtctgtgtctgtctggctgtctgtctgtctgcctctacGTGTGTCCTTTTGGATATCACACTTACACTGTTAAGATCAACTTGTAATGTACTTCACACTGATGCTAACACCTCAATTGCTCACCGTAAAACATCCTTCAATATCGTTTgctcaattttcattaaactattcattGCTGTTTCTTATTTGATACTGTTCTTCAGTGACTGGATAGCTGGGCTAAAGCTTGACAATGAACGCAGGCTTCCAGGCTTAACATTACAGTATCTGATACACCATGGTGAAAGCATTGCGGAGCGTAGCACAGCATAATACAGCACAGAAAAGGCAAGGATTGTAAATCACAGAAAAGTGCATGTGTTGCAttttgatggatttttttttaattgttctgttttatttgttatgacTCTTTCAAAACTCCTTGGTCATCAATACAGCTcttgcagccaaaaaaaaaaaaaaagtgttagctTGACTGACAGCTGTGTGAACCTGGAAATGTGCTGGAATGGAACAGTCGGCCATTAGGGATTCAGATGAGCAAGCacagcgcgtgtgtgtgtgtctggatgtCATTATTAATGACAAGAAGGTGAATCTCGAAAGTCCGGGAGGTTGATTTCTTAAGCATAAGGCAATGCTGGCATGCAGACAGGACTGGACATCACAATGAATTTATTCCCTCCACTCACCCAAACCCCAGAGGCAGGCCAACAGCTGCATACAATTATTCATCCAGGGAAAATCTTGTATTGACAAAGGGGACTGAACAAATAGACGTGGTGATCAACAGCAAGAAGCGTTTTTGCTGGAGAGTGGCGCGCGTATAGTTATGAGACACAAGACCAGTCTGGTTGAAAACATCAGCTGGCTGCTTCTTATTCCAAAAGCACTCGCTCTTTGCTCCTCATTTTACAACCATTTTCCGCCcagtttaaaatgtccaattgtGCTCCATCACaacagcaactccccacaacatcTCATGAGTCTTCCGATCCCACAGCCAAGCCAGGCACCTCTTAGCACCCAGAAGTTTCAGAATGGATGTCGGTACTGCCCCCAAAGGCCAGCTGCAGGTATCTATACATTgattaccatggtttgccatgttccATTATGTTTTACCATAACCTTCAGGGCTTGACagtgcttacttatgctttactatgctttctctacactttattacactttgctatgcttttactaaggtCTCTCCATGCCCTTTAATACCCACTGTTTTCTCCTCATCAAAGCCAGTTTTCACAAACTGGATCACAGTGTGTCCCGGACAGGAGAAGGTTTCCAACCACATCAAGGTCTGATGTTTTTTTAGGGCAGTTTTTCCCGGTTTATTCCTCATTCCCAAGGAATGGTGCGGACAGACAGAGCCTCTGAGCTGCCAAGCCATCACTTATCACTGCTCTGCTTTCTNNNNNNNNNNNNNNNNNNNNNNNNNNNNNNNNNNNNNNNNNNNNNNNNNNNNNNNNNNNNNNNNNNNNNNNNNNNNNNNNNNNNNNNNNNNNNNNNNNNNNNNNNNNNNNNNNNNNNNNNNNNNNNNNNNNNNNNNNNNNNNNNNNNNNNNNNNNNNNNNNNNNNNNNNNNNNNNNNNNNNNNNNNNNNNNNNNNNNNNNNNNNNNNNNNNNNNNNNNNNNNNNNNNNNNNNNNNNNNNNNNNNNNNNNNNNNNNNNNNNNNNNNNNNNNNNNNNNNNNNNNNNNNNNNNNNNNNNNNNNNNNNNNNNNNNNNNNNNNNNNNNNNNNNNNNNNNNNNNNNNNNNNNNNNNNNNNNNNNNNNNNNNNNNNNNNNNNNNNNNNNNNNNNNNNNNNNNNNNNNNNNNNNNNNNNNNNNNNNNNNNNNNNNNNNNNNNNNNNNNNNNNNNNNNNNNNNNNNNNNNNNNNNNNNNNNNNNNNNNNNNNNNNNNNNNNNNNNNNNNATTCCCTTTAAACATTTTGGTGTTTTGCATTTTGGAGACTGTACCTCTATAGGTCAGCATGTAGAATGCTGTTGATAAATGGAATGGCTGGATTTTCTGATAGGCTAACGCCAGCAatagtgtgtatatatctatctatatatctatcacTGTGTCTTCTCACTTGCTTTGTATATTGCTGTACTGGATTGCCTAAGTGATTAGCCAATCAAAACTGCATAAACTTTGACcagaaaatgtacaaaagatGCCCCATTCTGCATAATTATTATGGCTAATTGCACCACAGCAGTGTTAAATTTTTCCCCAGCGTGACTGAGGGGAACTTTGCTTTAGACTTATGATACAGACTGTACagggcttttttaaaaaactcaGGAGGGGGGCTGAACGCACTAGTGTTCCTGTCTTTTAGAAGAACCCTGTACATCATAGCctctgtacagtaaaataaaaatacgtaTATCTGTTTAAAAGCTACTGTTTTTTCAACTCATTCATAGTTAAATAGATCTATATACATGGCtgtccgtgtgtctgtctgtgtgtctgggttACAGCTGCACCAGGCTGTCGGTCCCGGGGAACTCCGGCAGGTTCAGGTCGAACTTCTTCTGGATATCGTATGGTAGAAATCGTCCCGCGAGGAAGTGTTTTCCGGAGAAGCCCTTTGCACATTTCTTGGGGGCGTTCAGGGAGATGAGGACCTCAGGGGTGATCCCGTCTGCGTTCACCTTATCCACATCCCAGCCTGCatgatcgagagagagagagagagagagagagagagagagagcaagcattGTATCAGACGTGATACAGAAATGGGAAGTCTTCCTCAATGTCTTCGACATTGCAATGAGTCCCATACATCACTGGGCAACTCtctgcaatcccccccccccccaattgttAATCAGTCCCATACATGACGCTTTTAGATATGCAAACCAAAATGACACGGTTCCCCGCCCCTTCCCAAAAGTGCAGGTGACATTGTCGGCCCCTCTGTTTATGTGAATGGGTGTGCCAGTGGGGTTGTACCTGAGGGCACGTCCACGCTGGCGATGGGGATCTTCACTTGTTTCAGCGTGCTCAGGATGCTGGTGAAGGGCTCCTGTTCCCCTCCCTGATCCGACTCTGTGCCCAGGATGGCATCAATAACAATGTTGTAGGCATCATTTATCAACTGCAcctgcaaaacacacagagagagccgTCGATTAGGGGTGTACTCGGAACTGCCTTTAACCCcatgttcaaacagtttcttcttaaaatgcatttgaatgacTCAAGACTAATGAGGAggaatcgtgtgtgtgtgtccccgtGCGTGTGTCAGTGAGTCACTCACCTCGGTGGGCAGGTAGGAGAGGAAGGGGATGTCCATCTTCTCACACTGGGTGGTGAAGTCCTGGTAAATTGTGATCTGGGTCCTCTTGGGGTAGAAGATAGTGGGCTCatactcctgagagagagagagaaacaccaACACCACTTTCACACACGGGCTACAACACCTGCAAGCCCTCGCCAGCACACAAAGCTTGCATCTCTGTATTCTTAAAAGGAATAGCCTAATGTTAAACCTCAAGGAGCTGTCAAGCAGGCAAACGTTTCAGCTGAAGAAGGCACTGGCCAGAAGGCTTGTCTGCGTGACTTAGTTTATCATACCTTAGAACTGTGATTGTTTTATACATGGATGAataacaaaatgtcacaaaacCTTCATATAAATCGATCGCCTCCCCAGTGAGCTCCAATCCACAGTGAACTGAGAACAACCCCGTCAAACAGCAACAAGACAGCAAGCACATGTTTTTTTGGAGCTGGTATAAGACCATGAATATAACCCAGTTAAGTCTAAGAGCACTTCCATGTGCTGTAGTTGAACAATGCATGTACTGCCTgtgcagattttctttttcttcaacatCGAAAGGTAAAGCACATGGCTGGCTTGGGTAAATGGATActagtgctaaaaaaaaaaaaaaaaaaaaatcaaaaaatagaTAATTGGTAACAAATTGGATTTCACTGTACCCCACCTACCTTTTATTAACTTCTGGTAGTTCTTAAAAGTCCAGGAGCACATGTGTCTCAGGATATGCCGATATGTTCACAGAGAGGCGTGTGAAGCTGGCATCTTTGGCAGCAGTACAGTATGATCTACACTCTCTCGTCTCACAAGCCTTTTGGGTTTGTCTCCATGCCTGTGATTAATGATTCCTCGCTCTGGGAACACCCATGCTTTTCTAAGGCAGTAAATCCTGGCTGGCTTTTAATGCAATCAGCTGTCGCTTGGGTATTTGAAATTTGCGCATCAGAACACCTCCACGTAGGCCAACAAACACAACAGGGCCAAGTGCACCTTTGCCACGGATCAGAGGACAAAACAGCCCTCTGGCTTAACTCTCTCTTCAATGATTCACACGTTTCTTCcacatttctttgttttcatttcagtacAATAGATGTATTGCTGCAGGATTTCCAAACCAACTTATTCCTCTGTGATAAAAAATAGAACTGCTCgccatatgtagcacacacttttttgTGGAACAGGGCTGCTCTTTACGTGACGGAAAATGGAATCAATGCACTGCAATGGCACGCGTTGAGTGACACAGCAGTTGCATTGTCAACGCACTTCCACATGTAGAATTGGGGCAAACTTtgcttcattttataactaaactTGCTATTGCATCATAACCCGCTAACCTTAATCCCTAGAGACGCTCTGTGCAGAGTCTAAGCTTGGCTGCCCATGCTGACCCTACACCTTTTGtagctttttaaaagtaaacctgTCATCAGCCACTAAAAGGACCCTCAGTCAACAAACTGCAGGCTTTGATTTGTTCTGTTGTGGTCGCTTTTTGATATGCTTCTGGAAGCCATCAGACAGTCGGCATCTCAAAGGGATAACTCTTAGTAAACAAAACAGTCAATAATATGGAGCAGCTGGCTCCAGAActcattatataataataagagACAGGAATGACATCATCCCATCCTGGAGCGAGCAGTCCGGCAGTCTGGCTGAGCGATGAGAGCATTCGCCTGCGGGCCTCTCCTGCTGAACACGGTCCAGCCCCTCTCCAGACACCCTGCTTGCATTAGCACTGTGAGAGCATGCAGCACACAATGCTGCCCATTGCTACTGTGCTTTTATAAAAGCTCTTTCAACAGGGAAAGCAGTTACTCTCAGGTCTATACCAATGCCTGTCCGATCTTctacagggagatgcagcttctaCATACCACAGAATCTGAGGCTTGGTGCGTTACACGCATTAAGAGCTTGGAATTGCATATATATAACTTGCAGATTGCTGGCGCTGGGTGTGCAAACTGTAGTGCAGCTGCTCAGGAAAACCGCATATTTGCTAATGGAAAGCTTGCCTGAAGCTTTTATGTCAAACTATCTGACTGATATTCACAagattattacaaaaaaaaacatccagttgCAACAACACCTTTCCAAGTCAAACCCACGTCTGGTTCTGGCAGCCATCCCAGCACACACAAGCACGCGATAAACAGAGAAGACAGCAGCAACAATAATCACCCGTGGATAATAACGACAACCCGTGGAAAGTGTCCCATGGGAAAAGCAGAGCTGTAATATGCatagcaaaagcatggtaaagcacggaTAGGCACTGTGaataatggtaaagcatattttaaaaaaaatttacactgcaaaccacagtaaactatGACAAACGCATGGTATAATCAGTGCAAATTTCCCGTGGTAAACTTTGATTTTTATAAGGGAAGATCTTAAAAGGAAGTGAGCTTTGTCTTTGGTTTATTCAGTGAGAGAGCCTGCTGGGGATTGAACACTGTCAGGTAAAGCCTTCCTCAAACTGTGTTCCAGATACATGCTCATTCTTTCCTCTGGTGACCCCAGGCCATGCCTCCGGAGGGGGGCGGCGTTTCAAACGAACCCTCATTAGCCCTCATTCTGCAG
This Polyodon spathula isolate WHYD16114869_AA chromosome 27, ASM1765450v1, whole genome shotgun sequence DNA region includes the following protein-coding sequences:
- the LOC121301344 gene encoding yjeF N-terminal domain-containing 3-like yields the protein MNHSTAEQRPEPIEPLKYLSKKEAAVIEKELLKEYRFGQQQLIEIWGHACALAITKAFPLSAFSKKQPTVLVICGPEQNGSVGLVCARHLRIFEYEPTIFYPKRTQITIYQDFTTQCEKMDIPFLSYLPTEVQLINDAYNIVIDAILGTESDQGGEQEPFTSILSTLKQVKIPIASVDVPSGWDVDKVNADGITPEVLISLNAPKKCAKGFSGKHFLAGRFLPYDIQKKFDLNLPEFPGTDSLVQL